Within the Microbacterium terricola genome, the region GTCTCCGCGAGCGAGGACGTGATCGGCGCCGAGGCTTGCGACGAGGTCGCGGTCCTTGTCCGCCGTGTCCGCGATGACCGTCATGCCGGTGGTCTTGGCGAGCTGGATGGCGTAGCCGCCGATTCCGCCGGCCGCGCCCGTCACCGCCACCGTCGCGCCCGCCGGCAGAGACAGTGCGTCCACGGCCATCATGGCCGTCAGAGCGGCCATCAGCAGGGTCGACGCCGCGGTCAGGTCGACTCCCTTTGGGGCGAGGACCACCGATTCGGCCGGGACGAGGACGTACTGTGCCTGCCCACCCTGGTCCAGCTTCGGCTCCGTCACTGCGATCACCTCGGCGCCGAGGGTCAGCTCCGCGCGCACTCCGTCACCGACCTCGTCGATGGTGCCGCCGATCTCCCACCCGACCACGTACACGTCGGACGGCGGGTTCGTCTCCGGGCTGAACTTCGCGGAGATCCCCGAGCGGATGTTGACGTCCGCAGGGTGCACGGGCGCCGCGGCTACCTTGACCCGCACCTGCCCGGGGCCCACGTGGGGTTCGGGCAGCTCCAACACCCGCATGACCTCACGGCCGCCGAACTCGGTGAAACCTACCGCCCTCATTACCTACCTCTTCCGCACTCGCTTCCCACGAACCCGATACACGTTTGTCTTGGGTCTTGGGCCACGGTAGCACTATCGGTACACTCAAGACAAGACGGTCCTAGTTCACGAGGAGAGCCATGCCCCAGTCCAGTGCACAGCTACGCCGCCCCGCGGGTGTCTCCGGGCCACCTCGCGACCCCGCTCGAGACGCCCTGATCCTGCGCGCAGCGACGGAGCTACTCGCCGAGGGCGGCTATACGGCCCTCACGATGGACAAGGCGGCCGCACGAGCGGGGGTGGGCAAGGCGACCGTCTATCGACGCTGGCCCTCCCGCGCGGAACTCGCCGCCGAGGCCCTCGATCACGCCGGACTCACCGACGACGTCATCCCCGTCACCGATGGGAGCGGCAGTGGAATCGAGCGGGTCCGCGAAGAACTCACCGCCACTCTTGTCAGCGCTCTTGGCGACGAGGACGCTTCCCGGGTCGATCTCGTCTCGGCCCTGCTCGACACCGCTCGCCAAGAGCCGGAGCTTTGCAGCCTGATCCGCAAGCGGTACGTCGACTCCCTGCACCGCGCCGTCGCCGGTGTGCTCGAGCACGCACTACAACGCGGCGACCTGCGACCGCGCAGCAGCGAAAACAGCCACCAGATCGCAGTCTCCGCCGCCATCGCCCTTCTCGTCCACTGGGGAATCGTTCACGACCAACCGGTCAACCGCGACGACGTTGCCCAGATCGTCAACAGCGTCCTGATACCCCTGCTCTCGTGACCGACCTCAATCGGTCCAGCGTCCGCGCCCGCTGATCAGCCAGTCAGGGAGGCCCGTACAGGGATCCACCTGCACGGCGGGGTGCCGCTACCGCGCGATGCCCGGATACGGGCGATGCC harbors:
- a CDS encoding TetR/AcrR family transcriptional regulator, which encodes MPQSSAQLRRPAGVSGPPRDPARDALILRAATELLAEGGYTALTMDKAAARAGVGKATVYRRWPSRAELAAEALDHAGLTDDVIPVTDGSGSGIERVREELTATLVSALGDEDASRVDLVSALLDTARQEPELCSLIRKRYVDSLHRAVAGVLEHALQRGDLRPRSSENSHQIAVSAAIALLVHWGIVHDQPVNRDDVAQIVNSVLIPLLS
- a CDS encoding NADP-dependent oxidoreductase is translated as MRAVGFTEFGGREVMRVLELPEPHVGPGQVRVKVAAAPVHPADVNIRSGISAKFSPETNPPSDVYVVGWEIGGTIDEVGDGVRAELTLGAEVIAVTEPKLDQGGQAQYVLVPAESVVLAPKGVDLTAASTLLMAALTAMMAVDALSLPAGATVAVTGAAGGIGGYAIQLAKTTGMTVIADTADKDRDLVASLGADHVLARGDTFPAAVRELRPDGVDGVIDAGSVGEAIAAAVRDDGAIATVKGFTGNPDRGVRWFPVFIYDRMRDTAALTQLRDLAQAGALTLRVAGTYPLEQVTEAHRVIEQGGVRGRPVLVF